From the genome of Deferribacteraceae bacterium V6Fe1:
CCTGATAGGACAGAAGTAAAGATTTTGTTTAAAAAATTAGATCATATAATGATTTTCTTTCTTATTGCAGGCACTTATACCCCTTTTTGCCTGATAACTTTACATGGAGTATTAGGTTGGTCACTTTTTGGAATTGTATGGACTATTGCATTGGCAGGGCTTTTTTTTAAAATCTTTTGTTTAAATGCACCGAGGGTTTTATATACCGGGATTTATCTCATTATGGGTTGGATTATTGTGTTCGCCATTAAGCCTATCTTTAATGCCTTACCTTTTCCGGGATTTGTTTGGCTTGTAGCAGGCGGATTATTTTACACGGTAGGGGCAATCATTTATGCTTTGAAAAAGCCAAATCCTTATCCTGGGATATTTGGCTTTCATGAAATCTGGCACATATTTGTAATTTTAGGAACTACAGCTCATTATATCTCTATTTATTTTTATGTTTGAAAGTGCTTTCATTATTTTCGATTTGGTCAAGGTCAAGAATATCAATGTTTTGAATATACTCGATTGTTGAATACCTTTTAAGTTTGGAAATTTTATTGACAAGCTCTGTTAACCTTTCGGTTGCCTCATCTATAAATGTCAGGTATTTTTTTATAGAGTCATAAGCTTCGGGATATTTTGTAGCCATAAGCTCGGAAAGTATAGGGTTTATCATTGTAAGGGCGGTAAGAGGCTGATTAAAATGATGTGCCACTGAGCCTGCAAATTGCAACACTACCTTGTCTTTTTCATATTGCATCATCTTTTCTCTATTTTCCCTTTCAGTTATCAACCGCTTTATCCTTGCCAAAAGCTCAGCTTCGTATTTTGATTTGATTACATAATCATCGACACCGATTTCAAAGGCTTTATTAACAGTCTCCTCATCTGCACTGACGGTAAGAAAAATAATAGGCATATCTTTATCTATTTTGTCATCTTTTTTTATAATATTAAAGCATTCAAAACCGTCTTTGCCAGGCATGTTCACGTCAAGAAGGACAACATCGACACGATTATTTTGAAGATATTTATAAGCTTCATCAAAATTAGTAAATCCCACAAAGTCAAAAACTATTTGCTTTGTAATATTCTTTTTTAATGCCTCGATAACAGTAGGGTCATCATCTACTGCCAAAATTTTGTACTTATATCTCATTGAAGCCTCCTTTGAAGGGCAGAGAAAAAACTCACAGCAGATTTTTTTAGTATCTGCTCATCAAAAATGTCATAAAAACATGACTCTATTTTAGTGAATGAATTTATATTTGTAAATATTTTTCTTGCATTTATTAAATCATTTAAATTAAAAAGTGTAGCTGCTTGAAAATAATTATATATTAAGTCATCTTTTAAGTATGAAGCCTTACGGAAATAATCAAGTGCTTGGGTATAATCTTTATTTATATAATTTTTAAGCCCTAAGATAAAAAACTTTTCATCGTTGCTTAGCTCATTCAGATCGGATTCAGATATTTCATTTATTTTATTTTCCGCTATTAGAAGCTTAATTTTTGACAGTTTTAATTCCTTGTTGGATTGTGATTCTTTTTGGATATCTTTTTCTATATTTTTTAAAAGGTTTTTTGCACTTTCATATTTTTTTTGCATTAAAAGTGAATGGAAAGTTTTTTGGAGGTCGAAGGAAAATTTTTTATTTGCTATATTTGGAGATACCGTATTGTTTCTTTGAGGGTTTAAGTTTCCTGCTTTGCAAAAGTAAGTAACATCCATATCGGAATGTATCTGAAAACCAAAACGTTGTAGCAGGGCAAATTCCCCAGGTGCTACAAATAGGTACCCTTTATCATTCAAATAATGGTTTATCAGATTGTTCAATGTTTTTTTGATATTTTCATCATTAAAGTATATCAACACATTTCTGCAAAGTATTATGTGATAGTTGTTACTGCCTTTTAATTCCAATATATTGGCTTTTTGAAATTTTATCTTTTTATATTTATCTTTAATGTAAAAGATATCACTTTTTTTTATAAAATATTTATTTAGCAGATTACTGTTCAATTTTCTTGTCTGCCATTTGGTGTATGCTCCTTCACTTGCAATTTTAATTGACTGAGAATCTATATCCATCCCTGTGATATTTATTTTGTCTGACATATCTTTGAAATACTCATTTATAAGAATCATTAGCGAATAAGCTTCACAGCCGTAAGAACAGCCTGCAGAGAGAATATTGATAGTTTTGTTTTCCGATAATAGCTTAGGTATTATATTTTTGATTATAAATTCGTTTTGCTCTTGATGTCTGAAGAAAAAAGTTTCATTGACCGTAAGATTTTCATAAATTTTTTCCAATAGGGACAAATTTGATAATGCTGCATTGCAGATGTTTTCTATCCCTGTTTTCTCTGTATCATAATTTTCCAAGATTGTTACCAAATGATTGTGGAAGTATTCAGTAATGTAAAAGCCATATTTTTCATTGATAGACTTTTTAAGTTTTTCAATACAGCTCATATGATATATTCCAAAATACTATTCAGATAAAAAAAATCATCACACCCAACCGTTTCATCAACCTTTTTAATCATTGTAGAAATAAAGGCTTCATCTGGGTGCTGACAGTAAATTTTACCGCCATAAAGTTTTACGTATTTCGCTCCTTCGACAGCGTCATGTGCCATCCCCGTAAATACAAAGAGATTCAATTTTTCTTTAAAAATCTCTGCTGCAGCCTTAATGATAGGGTCAGCCGGAGGCGAGTAGATACTTTTACCCAATGTAGTAGAAAAATAGATATGGGAATTGAGTTTTAATGTGGTTATATAGTCAGGGTTGAGGACAAATATCTGATTTGTATTCGTAAAAGGTTGATTATTGTAGACTTGTTTTATCGATTTGGAACTATTATTTTGAAGAAAATTATAAAAATACTCGAAAATATTGCTTTCTATATGTTGCACTAAAATAATCGGTGACAAGGCAGGCTCAATAAGCATTAAGAGATGTTTTAAAATTTTTGGACCGCCAGCAGATATGACGAATATGTTTACATTGTCGCCTTGAGATATATTTTCATGTTTTTGAATCTTATCAGGTATTAGAATATCTTTATTAATAAATGCGTTTTGAACTTTTTTATTTAGCCCTTTAATCATCAATATTTTTTCTTTTAACGTATTTTTGAATTCAGGCGAGTCTAAATCATCTGATTTTAAAAGATAATCTATGCAGTAGTTTTCCATTGAATTAAAGATTTTTAATACTATCTCTTTATCGGCACTCGTAACAAGGATAATAGGTATTCTTTTCTGGGAATATATCTTTCGTGATGCCTCAAGGCCATTAATTTCAGGCATGTAGTAGTCCATTAATACTATATCAATAGGCTTATTTTCTATTATATGGTAAGCATCTTTGGCGCAGGAAGCTAAATAAATGTCGGAAACTTCATCAAGCTCAAATAAAGTCTTTTTGAGCGATTCTCTTACAGCTTGAGAGTCATCAACGACAAGTATGTTAAACATCTTCACCAACCAGTGCTTTTATTTTAGTCAAAAAGTCATCTTTTGAAAACTCCCCTTTTGTTATAAAATAATTTGCCCCGGCTTCAAGTCCATTGTTTATGCTCTCTTCATCAGCAAGTGTTGACACCATTATTATTGGCATATTTTGATATTTTGAAGGGGTGCTTCTGATGGTTTTGACAAACTGAAAACCATTCATAACAGGCATTTCTACGTCAGATATAATTAGCTCTAAATCACTATATGATTTTAGCTTTTCCAGCCCATCTTTTCCATCTGTTGCCTCTATTACCTCAAAACCAGCATTGACAAGGATATGTTTTTCAAGCTCCCTTGTAGCAAAAGAATCTTCTACCAATAATATTTTTTTCTTCTTTGTTTTCCTTAACTTAGCAGTAAACTTAACTTTGTATGTTGAAAACTTATCAAAGAGGAAGGCAGGGGAAAGTATTGGGATAATTTCTTCAGTATGGCTGATTGCGCAATGGGAATAACTTTCTAAGTTTTTGAAACTTTCACTAAGGCTGACAACATTGAAGTTTTCATTAAATAACACATTTTCTACCGATAGGCATAGAAAATTATTATTGTATTTTAATATGATAACATCATTTTCATTTTTTATGGGGAGTTTAGAAATATCTCCGAATGAAGCCAAAGGGTAGTTTTTATTTTTATATTTATATTGAAATGTGTTGTGCGATTTAAGTATTTTTTCGGTATCTATCTTTTCTGTGGCTTCCACATAATTTGAAATAATGCCAAATTTAAAGTCTGCATATTTAAAAACAGTGACATTTGTATATAAATCTGATATCGGGATTGTAATGACAAATCTTGTAAATTTATTTTTTTCAAACTCCAAAAAGATATTTCCACCCAATTTTTCAATATTTCTTTTAACGATATCAAGACCGACACCTCTGCCGGATGTTTCGGTAGCTTTTTCTTTTGTTGAAAAGCCTGAGGAAAAGATAATGTTAGCAATTTGAGCATTGTCAAGTGATTTGATGGTATTGTCTTCAGTTTTTACTTTTTCCAAAATCTTTTCTTTATCAACCCCTTTGCCGTCATCTTCAATAATTATTTTCAGATTATTCTTTTCCGGGATAAACTCTATTAATATATGGCCATACTCAGGTTTATTTAAGGCTTCCCTTTCCTTTTTTGATTCTATCCCATGGTCTATGGAGTTGCGGACCAGTTGAATGATTAATTCTTGGATATTTATGGCTACACTTTTGTCTATTTTTGCTTTTGAGCCTTTCAAGGTAATTTCAATTTTTTTACCAAGCTCTTTGGCAATCTCATCGGCTGATTTTTTAAGTGTTTCAAATAGAAGCTCTGCTTTGATTAATTTATGTGAAGTAGTTTTATAGTAAGAAGATTTTAGTCTGTTTGTGGCATTGTTCAGATTTTTTACAATATTATATTTTGTATGCTTTAATTGATTTATAATATTTGAAATCTTAAATTTAAAATAATCCCCCTTTTCAAAACTAAGCTCTTTAATAATATCAAGTGCAAGAGAATTAAGCTCTTTTTCAACAGCGGTAAATTTGTTTAAGTCATCAAGCCCACGCTGATTGTATGCTATGACGCTTTTTATATCGTTTATCAGATTCCCAAATGTTTCATCGGCAAATTCAATATGATTTTTTTCAAGAGCACTCAGAGATACTTTTTTGCTATCATCACTGTCAATTTTATCCGACGTTGGAAAAAGCTCGGTTATTTTGGAAATATCTTTATAATTGCTAAGATTGTCTATTTTGACGATAGCCTCTTCTACAATTTTGGTGTCAATATTGTCTATATTTTTTACCAAATCTGTTAGTATGTTTCCTATCTCTTTAAAAAAAATAGCAATATCCTCATCAAGTTGTATTTCATTATTTTTTAGCTTAGTAGAGTGATTTTCAATTGAATGGATAAGGTTTGAAAATTCTTTATAGCCCAGCATCCTTGAAGAGCCTTTCAAGGTGTGCAATATCCTTGCAATTTCATTTTTTAATTCGGCATTTTCACTATTAGCCAAAAGTTTATCTATTGCTTCTGTAAGAATTTTCAGATTTTTCAGACTTTCAGCCACAAATATATCTTTAAGTCTGCTCATATTAGCTTCTATTCATAGTTTCTTTCAAAAATGTAATACTTCTATTTATTTCGATTATACTTTCTTTTACATCATTACTTGCTGCAGTAATGTCCTGAATGGTCTTAGAAATATCTTTTATGGTTGTTGTAATATCATCAAGCCCGGTCCTATGGTCTTTAAATGATTGTGTAATATCATTTACGTTTTGTGTTACTTTAAGGACGGCTTCTGCCGATTTTTCACTTGACCTTTTAATTGGGTCAAAGCCTTCTTTGGCTTTTAATATATTTTTTATTGCTTCTTCCGTAGACATTGTGGTCTTATTAATGCCGTTTGTGATGTCATTTATTGCTGATGTTATATCCTCGCTGAGAGTAGAGGATATATCCGCGAGACTTTTTACTTCTGAAGCTATAATGGAAAATTTGTTATCACTTTCTGATGACTTTGCTGCTTCAATAGCGATGTTAATAGCAAGTATTTTCGTTTGAGTAGAGATATTGTTTACTTTATCTGTAAATCCTGCAATAGCGTATAATTTGTCTGAAAGGTTTGCTATCTCTTTTGATATAGTGCCTGCCGATTCATGGATTTTGCCTACTATTTCTTGGAAATCACTCATTTTGTTTGTTGTTTCAAAACTGAACGAAGATATTTCATCCATATTTTTGTTTATATGCTCAAGGGTTTCATCGAGTTTTGCCGCAACACTTCTTATCTCTTCACTACTTGAGCTGATTTCTGAAATCGATGAGCTTTGTTCGGTAAGGGACGATGCGATATTTACCATTGTGGATTTTAATTCGTTTGTTACGGATGTAAGCTCCAATATTGTAGTGCTGAGGCTTTCAAATTTTGAGCTGTATTCGGATAGTTTGTCGCTATACTTTTTAATCTCTTTTTCATATTCAGTTATTTCACTTAATGTGAAGACCTCAAGATTATCTTGCCTGATTTTTTTGACAAAGAAAGTTTTGTTTTCGACAGATATCGTTTTTTGGCTATTTAACTTGGTTTTCAAATCCCCTTTTTCCTCTTCATTTAAAGTGTCTGCTTCAAAAATCAAATTGAAAGATTTATTGGCAAAAATCATATTGTTAGCATCAAAAATGGCAACAGGATTAATATGTCCCAAAACATTTTTGTAAGTTTCTTCCTCTTTCTTATAGTGTTTTACTTCAGATGATATGTTATTTATAAATGATTTAATATAGTCGGGCAGAGAATTGTCAATATCATCTACGCCAGATGCGGAAAGTTTTTTCTTAATATCGGTTTCAGTTTCAATTATTCGACTTGTGTATCTTAATATCGCATAGTAGCCAACTAAAAACAGTATTAACATTGCGGTTGCAAAAGATATTACAGAAATTTTACTGTCGTTGGCATTTACAAAAAGCTCTGCATTGCTTAGTTTGATGTAATTGTTATGTGAGGGTTTGGCTGAAATACTAACCCCTTTGATTGTAAAGTTTGACAGGTCAAGTATCGTGTTGATAGAGTAAAGGTTGTCATTTTCTCTGTAAAATGTTTTTACTATGACCGTATTATTTTTGATTTCAAATATGTCAACAAATCTTTTTTCTACTAACTTTTGGAATGTATCGGATGTATAAAGTATTATCTCAGGTATATCTGTGGCAGTAGACTGTTTTGGCAAAAAATTCCCGTCTTTATTTAAATAATACAAGGTAAATACACTTTTCTGAGGAAGCTTGATATTTGAATTTTTATTATCTAATACCTCTTTGATCAGTGAGTAGTTTTGGTTTTTTATATTACCGATTGCATCATTTAGCTGATTTCCGACCTTAAGCGCGTTGTTTAACCGGTAGGTGTTTGTAAAGCTATTATAAAGAAAGATAGAAACGATAGAGACAATCAGCGAGACAAGAAGATAAACTGTCTTAATTTTTTTTAAGTTAGAAATCATTTTTTCCTCCGTTTGTACTATAATTTTTTAGATTACAGGTTAAATATATTGTCATTTAGTATATAAGCCATATTGTTATTAAATTTTGCGATGATATTTTTTTCTATAAAGTCAAAATCAGAAGCTTTTTCACATTTTTCAAATGTTATATTTTTTTCATGGATAATGTCAATTTTACTCCCTGACAAAAGAATAGTCTTTTGCTCGTTTTTCAAAGCAGTTAATATTTTAATATTACTTATCGGTTCATCAAAAAGCATACCTAAGTCATAAACGGGAGCGATTAAGTTATTGTGGTAATAAAAAGAAATTAGCGGTTTTTCGAGCATGGGGAATTTTTTTAGACTATTTTCCTCAATAACAGATTCAACTTTTAATAAATCTATACAAAAGGTATGAATTTCTGTTGTCAAAAAAATATATTCCATATAATATATTAGCATAAACAGTATAAAAATTAAACATTTTTATTATTTTGCGGAGAGCATATGAAGAGGATTTTAATTATAGATGATTCCGAATTTGTTAGAGCGCAGCTTTTGGATGTCTTTAATGATGTCGCTGATGTGCTTTTCTTCGAGGCGGAAAATGCATCTGACGCAGAAGAGTTATTGGAGAATGAAGTAGTCGATCTTATCCTTTTGGATGTAAAGATGCCTGGGAAAAGCGGAGTGGCATTTTTAAAGGATTTAAAAAGTCAGCGTTACTATTCAGAGCTTCCTGTAGTGATGTTAACAGGGATGTCTGAAAAAGATATTGTTCTTGATTGCCTAAAATCCGGTGCAAGCGATTTTGTAGTAAAAGATGATTTTGAAAACATAAAGAAAAGACTTACAAAATATTTTCAGCATGTATCTGAAAATAATCGTTTTTTACAATTTGTGAAAGTCAGTCAATGTATCAATCTAAAATGTAAACCTTTTAGAGATTTAATTTCTTTGGGCGTTGATGGGGAGACAAACTATATCGGTTCAGATATAAAGGGTAAGATTAATGAATTGCTTTGTGATGTTAACAATGCATACAAGTTAAATTCTGTCGAAGACTCTTTAGAGGTAAGGGCATTTGCACTTGCTTCCCTTGTTTTTTTAAATTGTCCTATTTGTGATTGTGATTCAAAATACAGCGATTTGGTTAAATATAAATTTATAGGGATGATGCTCGGGTTATTTTCATATTTTCAGGAAGTGGAAGAAGATGAAAAAATATTTATAAGTGCTTTTGTTTTCGCCTCTTCTCTTTTTATTGCTCTGGAGTATGTGGCTAAGTTTGATTATGATGAAGAAATTTTTAAAAAGCTTTTTAAAAAAGAGAGCCTTATGCGTTTTGTAAATGTATTTTGCAAACAGGTAAAGTTTGGCTCTAATTATGTTGATTTGGAAAATAATGAAGTAAAGACTTTGCTTACTTTTATGGACACTGCTTCATACTATCTTTTTGATAACACTTTTATTATAGATTCAGCATCTGAAAACACCGTTGATTTATCAAAATTGGAATTTTTAAAGATTTTGTCCGAGCAATGTTTTAAAAGGGGGTAAAAATGTCAAAAGTATTGATT
Proteins encoded in this window:
- a CDS encoding response regulator, translated to MFNILVVDDSQAVRESLKKTLFELDEVSDIYLASCAKDAYHIIENKPIDIVLMDYYMPEINGLEASRKIYSQKRIPIILVTSADKEIVLKIFNSMENYCIDYLLKSDDLDSPEFKNTLKEKILMIKGLNKKVQNAFINKDILIPDKIQKHENISQGDNVNIFVISAGGPKILKHLLMLIEPALSPIILVQHIESNIFEYFYNFLQNNSSKSIKQVYNNQPFTNTNQIFVLNPDYITTLKLNSHIYFSTTLGKSIYSPPADPIIKAAAEIFKEKLNLFVFTGMAHDAVEGAKYVKLYGGKIYCQHPDEAFISTMIKKVDETVGCDDFFYLNSILEYII
- a CDS encoding response regulator produces the protein MKRILIIDDSEFVRAQLLDVFNDVADVLFFEAENASDAEELLENEVVDLILLDVKMPGKSGVAFLKDLKSQRYYSELPVVMLTGMSEKDIVLDCLKSGASDFVVKDDFENIKKRLTKYFQHVSENNRFLQFVKVSQCINLKCKPFRDLISLGVDGETNYIGSDIKGKINELLCDVNNAYKLNSVEDSLEVRAFALASLVFLNCPICDCDSKYSDLVKYKFIGMMLGLFSYFQEVEEDEKIFISAFVFASSLFIALEYVAKFDYDEEIFKKLFKKESLMRFVNVFCKQVKFGSNYVDLENNEVKTLLTFMDTASYYLFDNTFIIDSASENTVDLSKLEFLKILSEQCFKRG
- a CDS encoding response regulator, with amino-acid sequence MSRLKDIFVAESLKNLKILTEAIDKLLANSENAELKNEIARILHTLKGSSRMLGYKEFSNLIHSIENHSTKLKNNEIQLDEDIAIFFKEIGNILTDLVKNIDNIDTKIVEEAIVKIDNLSNYKDISKITELFPTSDKIDSDDSKKVSLSALEKNHIEFADETFGNLINDIKSVIAYNQRGLDDLNKFTAVEKELNSLALDIIKELSFEKGDYFKFKISNIINQLKHTKYNIVKNLNNATNRLKSSYYKTTSHKLIKAELLFETLKKSADEIAKELGKKIEITLKGSKAKIDKSVAINIQELIIQLVRNSIDHGIESKKEREALNKPEYGHILIEFIPEKNNLKIIIEDDGKGVDKEKILEKVKTEDNTIKSLDNAQIANIIFSSGFSTKEKATETSGRGVGLDIVKRNIEKLGGNIFLEFEKNKFTRFVITIPISDLYTNVTVFKYADFKFGIISNYVEATEKIDTEKILKSHNTFQYKYKNKNYPLASFGDISKLPIKNENDVIILKYNNNFLCLSVENVLFNENFNVVSLSESFKNLESYSHCAISHTEEIIPILSPAFLFDKFSTYKVKFTAKLRKTKKKKILLVEDSFATRELEKHILVNAGFEVIEATDGKDGLEKLKSYSDLELIISDVEMPVMNGFQFVKTIRSTPSKYQNMPIIMVSTLADEESINNGLEAGANYFITKGEFSKDDFLTKIKALVGEDV
- a CDS encoding hemolysin III family protein, whose product is MLRMHREELISSLTHLVFGVFTVFLTVIAILKGIRIESTYHIVSYLIFGISMILLYFSSGIYHFLPDRTEVKILFKKLDHIMIFFLIAGTYTPFCLITLHGVLGWSLFGIVWTIALAGLFFKIFCLNAPRVLYTGIYLIMGWIIVFAIKPIFNALPFPGFVWLVAGGLFYTVGAIIYALKKPNPYPGIFGFHEIWHIFVILGTTAHYISIYFYV
- a CDS encoding response regulator, producing MRYKYKILAVDDDPTVIEALKKNITKQIVFDFVGFTNFDEAYKYLQNNRVDVVLLDVNMPGKDGFECFNIIKKDDKIDKDMPIIFLTVSADEETVNKAFEIGVDDYVIKSKYEAELLARIKRLITERENREKMMQYEKDKVVLQFAGSVAHHFNQPLTALTMINPILSELMATKYPEAYDSIKKYLTFIDEATERLTELVNKISKLKRYSTIEYIQNIDILDLDQIENNESTFKHKNK